The Erigeron canadensis isolate Cc75 chromosome 1, C_canadensis_v1, whole genome shotgun sequence genome segment TATAAACGACAAATTTTTTGTAGTGAATACATGACCAAAGAAGATCGAGAGCTTGAACGTTAAGAGAATTACGATGCACAATACCAATTTTGACACCTCTATCACTCTATGGAGTTGATTTTCAGAAAAGTTAGTATAAAATTAAGtgcaaaataaataatatcGTAAGTTGTTCTCATGAAGTTAATTTAATGAAACAATTAATTAtcaattttcatatttaaaaactaGTTTTCACTTACACAATTATGAAAACGTCTATGTGTATAAGATAAGCATATATAGACGACATCCCGTTTTGTTTATTTGTCGTACTCTAAATTACTATTCATAAATTTGTATTTGATAACTCAAACTGAAATTACTCATATGACCTCTCTTTTTGCATTATCACACATAAAGTGAAGCTTCCTTTATCGAATAATTGTAATCCTTTCTTTATTTGGTATAGCTACTATTTGTGCTATTGTGGTTGAATGGTAGTGTATTTTTcctaattaatttttatatctttagtGGATGTTGGGTAACAAGAAATTCAGTATTGCCCTCATGGCATGTTCCATAGGTTGCTACATGCATAGTTAAACTGTTACGAGTTATGAGTTGAGTCAATTTATACTAAAAACGAGGTGACTTGTTGGGTGATTTGTTTCTCTCTTGACTCTTACGAGTTGCAATGTGAATTTGAAACGAGTCAATACGAGTCACAAACTTATGATAGttgtaatttaataatatggttatatattatatatcatatttatgcttacattattttatatgttgtatgtttatTTTTGATCCTTTTAGTACGAATTTGGAAATAAACTTTAAGTTTATGACTCAAAAGTAtcgaatatgtaatattttcgtAATGTTTTAAGATAATCAActtataatttgtttataaatacgtcatacatatatatatatatatatatatggggatgagaatataaggctgttaggtagctaagcttaggtgtagaacactcaaatattgtttttttaacccataaaaatcaaggggccatgtgatttaattaaaattcaacaaatattaaaaattagtatgtgatggattccacacctaagcttaggtgccagACACATGTGATCAttgcaatattcgtgcacatgtgatcaagaatccaaatcttcacataattgtataacggatgataatccatgttctacacaattataaactttaaaattacacataagttattcagaaaactattaaaaaacaattttcatataaagaacaatcatcggttgggcttgatttgaaaagttctcaaaggttctcgcaaaaaaaggttctcaaaataacttttcactatatatgtatatgtatatatatatataattatataatattatgtagTATAAAAAATGTCcaaactcttacgagtcgagtcacgagtcaaaaatcaTGTtctcgagtcgagtcaaaaacTACGAGTCGACAATTATGGCTACATGTACATCAAAAAATGATTTGTCGGTTGATTACGATTAATACAAAAAGAAACCTCctccattttattttatcatagaTAGATTATAAGTAGCTAATTAGTTGCTAACTATAAGATGAAGTTAGAATTTTTAGAGCAATCTGTAAAAACAGTAAAAACATTCAGAGGTCAAAAggtaaataataaaacattatatttatatcaataatattagaaatttagaaCATTGACTCATTGAGAGAATGAGAGCTATGCATTCTTCGATGACCCAAAAACGtggtattattaatttaattaagcgCACAAGTTAATTGAAATTATAGGGGTAGTAGTCGCTATTTACATAAGAATAATTATATACTTACTTTTGAGATTAAATTGAGATAAATATgggtattttttaaaaataaaattaaacgtACTAGCTAGTGGCATATACATAGGAATTGCACTTCGTACCAGCGATAGaataatcttttttattaaaggaaGAAGAAGTGAATAATAATTTTGCACCGTAGCAAGTTTTGATTCAACGACGTCGCATCCGGTCCTATCGCTCGGATTTCTTCACAACTCAATTCATTTGGGTTTTTTTCTTCGGTTTCCCTTAGTTTTTTGCATATTTTCTTTTACTTCTTGGCTTTTACGACATTGTTTCATCATTCCACTTTCGTCACGTCGCACCCTACTTgggtttttctttgtttttttcatatattttcttctttttcgttTCTAGCTAACatattgaaaactttcattCAACTTTTGGTCCACCGTTTAGATTTTGCTATTTTTTTCCATCAgttattttctttgatttttacATAGTTATTTTCCTTAATTTTCCAACTAATATATACTACAAACTTTCTTTCGATCCTTGTTTTTTCGTTTTGGTTTCCTTTGATTTTTTTCCTTCGGTTTTCCTTGATTTTTTACacagttttttttcttcttggtTTTCACGACATAGTTCCATCATTCGACTTTCGCCACGTCACACGCTACTTGGGTTTTTCTTTCGggctttttatttgttttctcatattttttactttttcgtTTCGAACTATTATATTGGAAACTTTCATTCAATTTTCATATTTACGTCGTTACATTTTTGGTCCACCACTTATATTTCGTTATGTTACACCCcgaccatttattttttttccttcggTCAATTTCTTTGCTTTTTACacagttttttttctttatggttttcaactaatatattataatCTTTCATTTAATCTCTTTTTTCGTTTTTAGATTCCTTACACGTTTTTAGATTCCTTACGCATAATAAGTATATGCATTTGACATTGCAAATGTTTGGATGTGGTTGTGATAGTGTCCTTAAACAATATCAGTTTCATATGTCAAAGTTCTTAAAATATATAGCAACGtcatatcaataacaaaaagtaATTACAATAATGAAAACCATGCAATGCACAGACGAATCTACTGTGATATTctctttaataaataattatttgatATGACAATTTTTGAACAAATTTATCTATGATAGGTATAATGGTTTAATTAGGTGGTTGCAAATTTAACACGGATGCTCTGTCATAACAAAACCATATCAATCAACATGAAAACCGAGCCTCCGCAACACGGAACTCGAATAAAAATCATGCCCCATATATGATGACGATAATAATCTTTAATTTTGCTTGATCGCATATATATGCATGGGTTAATTGCTAAAGTGAGCTAAATAAAATGaacattaacaaataaaaagtttgtacCCTTATAACAAAGTACAGTAACAAATTAAATCTTTAGAACTTTAATGTACtatcatcatatatcatatcatatacagtacaaattaatatatgtcAAAATAAATTGTTTCACTCAATACGTACACgcttatataaataatttaagcaGTTAATTAATTACCGGAATATTTATCCGCATAATGGTTGACCAACGCCAAAGCATTACTTGTAACTTGCATAACCTTAACAACATGATCACAAACATCCTTCTTCATCTCACTTTCATCTGCCACATCTTCAAATCCATCCATACACGTGTCTTCATTAGTCAAAGCCGCACTCATCCACGTCTGCACGTTGCTGAGCTGGAACTTAATGGACTCTCCGGACCACCCCAAATGTTTCATTTCTTTGCGTGATTTTTTTATTTCGTACACCGCGTCTTCAAATACCGAAGAACAGTCTTGGATTGCCAAGGATTCTGTCGTGTTGATAGATAATGATTGGTTGGACATGTTCGTTACGTAGTTTGCCATGTGGGTTGCTTTTGATAAAGCCACGTGGATTGCCATCATGGCAAGACGACACGGGTCATGATGGATTGTGTAGGAGTAGTTTGAGAGGGTAGAGAAGCATATTTCGGGGTACCGAGTCGTTTCGCAGCTAGTACGAATGTAATCGGTTTCGTCGGAGATCGGTGAGAATGCTGGGCTGGCGGTTGGTGGGAATGTAATTTGGCTGGCGGTTGGTGAAGTCAGTAAGACTAATATCGTTGTGATAAAGAAGAAAATGATTGTGGACAGTTGGACTTCCATGTTTTTCAATTCTCTTGTGGTTTTTCTAATGGATTTTGGTTCATATTAAGGGGTTTAAGTAGGTATTGTAATTAGTTAAATTACGATGTTGCCCTTGTATAATTCTACATTTCTATGGCAAAACTTGACTTCTTTAACAATCAAtctcttaattaaaaagttgtcGTACAATAGTATTAGTTGCAGTAGTGTACtttcctaaatatatatattagtgaattactaatacatttatataatttactaatttatattGGAGGACTGGTTATTGAATTGTTgattttcttgaatttttcATGTCATCTTTACCCAATAAAAACATTTCAATTCAAAACTCCCTATAGTTCTTCCAAACGTCAACGATTTAATTAGTTACGACGGTGTTACCGACTCGATAAACTTCACTAATACTGACGTTTGGTTAGTTTGACTTACGTAGTCAAATGAGACTAGGATAAGTGCCCTGTAAATTTGTAGGGCTCTAGCTATATGATGCTTGATCGATGGAAACAAAGGACATAAAGGTTCCCGTTGGCattttattgtaaataaatGCTCGATGAGTGTTATGGGAATTAAATGTGTGAATTGACTCTATAACTCCGGATAATATCCGAGTATGATGCTCATAAAGTAATGAGATATTATGGCGGGCATTTTATTGTTAGTAAATCCCGTTGGCATTAGAGTAATGAAGGGATTATATACTAATGATAAAGTTGCGGCCGTGAGATGATgagatgataggtcatagagtgtgataaccaaatgccttATTCGTATGGGCTCcaccttcggatttaaaaattcgtcgggattatatcgaatgacatctcgcatgaaagagcatgaaattttaagaacacccatataactttgttaatttatcgatgtacggtttttgagataaatgattttgattaaattataggaataaaatgatttatggaggagagagaaaaataatgagtggttgagatttgaagagagaaatgaaaatgaaagttgaaagttgtggggtattgatgtatggtatatcatgaattatcatatatatattgttaaaattgaaagttgaaaccttatttgctttataatatagtatagataaatggTTCTTAGTTTTCACCATTTTTTTTCTCACATCCCTTCACTATATACAAACCAACTATAGATTCaagtttaatatataaacaacaacATTCAAAGCAGAGGCGAAGCCAGAATTTTACGTTGAGGGGAGCTCAACTGTATTTATTTCCCGAttgttgtatataatataatatgaaagATATAACCATTTAAAAAATGTTAGTAACATAGAATTTTATTCCGATGGTTTACTTTTATGGACCAAATGTAAAGGTTTTACTTAAACTGTCATGACTAGAAATCAAACATTTAGAGATTGGGAGTGGCTTGCTTCAAAAATACCTTTGTATTATTTGGCTATGAGCTAACATTGCAATGAAAAACATGAATGGTTAGCGGAGACTAAACACCCCCGAATCCCCCTACTAGCTCCACCCCTGATTCAAAGTACgttatatacaattatacactATACACTTTAAgaaatcaatttatatacttttaaccTCATCTCTATACCTTATAATAGCATTAACAGAATTAGTAGTGGGGGCTACAAAATGTTAGACTCTTTTCAACTTACACAATTTCATTGATATGTTCCCATTTCAAAAAGTTAAACTAACATGAAATTATCCAAGTGACCTCTACAATCTACATGCTACCACTCAATCACCTCTTCTTTTAATACCGAACCTTGACTCCGATCAATAACGTTTTATGCGGGTATGAATTTCTTTATCATCGCCACAAAGAAATAATTGGCTGGCCGggattttttgtaaatattttcgtattgtttaattatatgaaatatatctatatcttagTTGCCAAATATCACTAAGGACCTGgtttttttctattaattgcTGAATATATCAAGTGGccgaatttataaataatatctgtatatattaagtaaaaaataggtaattgacggttattttgtttattaagtcaaaacaagaacataaaatttgactgaatgtaTTAAGTTCCTTACTTATTAAGtctattaagttaaaaaataataataataacgggGCCTAAGCCGATCATATCACAATCTTGAAAGCTATGATAATATACtcaaagttttattttgaacggTGAATTTCGACAGCGAGaagtctagcatacgttgtctctTAACTGGTTCTGCGCCAAAAAGCTCATCCGAAACAAAAATGCTTATTTTAAATATCCGATGGAGAAAAACTCATACTAATCATCCCGAAGATATGAAGATTAATAACAGTAAACCCTTATCTCGTCCAAAATTCAAAACTGAGGTTAGCAGACCCAAACTTCTTTCATTGGGGTACTACCTTTGCCATTAAGATTTTCACCTCAATAATGACTAATAtactcacatatatatacaattgttAACATGTGCATTACTTCTTagttaatatatacatacataatctGTTAaaccatataatataataagagTATAGTATACGTACGTACGTCGTAAAAGAACAAATatcattaacttttttttctttaaagataAGAAAACAGTATTGCTTAATAGTTATTGTATGACGTACAAAAACCAAGAATGAAATGATAGTCAAATGACAAAAACTTTGTCGACAATACCTTTATCATTAtcaaatatatactttatatatgttactccaatatataactatataagtatAATATGTAGgtatttaataattaagttCATGATTGAGCACAAGCTTAATTATAACATATACATGTATTGTTCAATGTGAGTTTGGTATCATAAATCGAATAATTAGCAGATAATTAATTAACTGTACTATATTAGAGTACAAAATCATACTTTGTAATGTAGTGTTGATTTAGAAGGAGTCGTGAGCAATCCCGAGGAAGCAAGACAATGGTAGTGATGAGAATGATTAAGCATTGTCTGTTTGTCTTTTTGACGGGTTTGGTGTATATACATCTAATTTTTCGAGTTAGTATCTCTTGCAAGTTAAAGGCAATTGCAATAAATATGTCTGCTTATATAATTGCGtgtaaataatcaaattttttatttatatagttataaatatataaattctggttcgaataaaataaatataaaaatattgtttAAACTTTAATGGATAAAATATTGAGTTTCTTATTGGTCTTGTATGATTTACAAATAATTCTTTCTTGGTTTCAAAGAGCTCCTTCCAAGCCTTAGTATTTCATAGCTCTCCTTTCAAGCTACTAAGAGCTCCTTCCGAGCCTTAGTGTTTAATAGCTCTTTCCGAGCCACTAATTGTTGTTTCCCAACGTTAGTGTTACTAAGTGCCCCTTTTGAGCCTTAGTGCGTAAGAGCTGTTTCTCAGCTCCTAAGTGCTACTTCTCAGCCTTAGTGTAGCTCCTTCAACAGCTTCTAACTCATATGAACTTTGAGTTTCTTACTGGTCTTATATAGATTAGCCATACCATCCCCTATCAGTTATGATAGTTTAAACTGTACAACTTTATGACATATATGcatcttaattaaaaaattttcaaaaggtGTTCAACTTGATGTGAACGATCTTTAACAAGGCTAATTGTTGTTTATCGACTCTACGTGAAACTATTATTTGAAGGACAATATCTTGCTTATGATTGTCTAAACCTTATTAAATTAATTGAAACGAACTCATTTTATTCATTGCACTATTcaaaaatgattgttttttttttgtcatgcGCGGCCCATTATTGATGGATAATTAATACTATATAAATTGTGTAATGATCACATATCATAATCTTTCCGTCTGTATTtgagcattagctcaatggttgaaatatCATCTTTTTATTTCTATGAGGTCTTGTGTTTAAGCCTTGAGGAGATATAAGGAAGTCTTTTTATAAGGGCTTGGCTTGAGTATACccatgttcaagtctgagggggcagagTTTACCGCTATTGATCAttgtgccttcgggcggattagtagggggtttctgtaacaccccaactaggCGGAAACATGGGACATTAACAGAAAAACTCAGCGTGACATGAAAATTAAGTAGAGTCAACTAAATGCATTCAAAGATTGAGCaatccatacataattcaagTTCAAATACATGTAATGGATCAATAAATGTACAAGGAGTACAAcaccatcaataatttacaaaaaaaaaaaagaaaaaaaataagtcagATGATGGCTAACGATCCTAGGCATAACCCCCAATCAggtgcaatgaatcacggatccacaaaGTGTACctaaaaagtgtactaaaatgcgtcaacataaagttggtgagttcataggttttgactataagaaatAAGTGTCGAGATaacaaccgtttaaccttgatacgaacataattagatcattaaatgatcatataaccttgaaactttgattttgatcaataaatgatcacacaaccttgaaaccttgattgggtcattaaatgatctcataattgggatcgttaaacgatcaccaagccttgaaaccttcgatcatttaatgaacctcataaccttgatacgaatgcataacaatcatacaaccttgattaaCACTTCAGtcgaacacataaccttgataacataGCCAAACAATCGTGCAACATCGATTCACAAAGCAAACTAACACATAACCGTGATAAACTAGtcaaacaatcatacaaccttgatccACAAagcaaacgaacacataacgaTCAACAACCCAAGAGACacgttgtacacttttcaccccaaaatcatATAAAGAGAAggggctacgaactcaccatGACCGGCAATTGAGAAGTTATGAATGAGCTACAAGCGTTAAATAAACGTCACACGATCACGACCTATAATTATTCATTTATACATGTCAATTCTTATGTACATacattgtatgtatatatatatatattcttattctCCTTTTATTCACTTATGAATATTTATGTACACTTGACTTCAATCGACTCATGAAACCCGACCAAGACACTAGGGAAGTCAAGAAACGATTCATTAGAAAGCCCAACTCAATCCAAGGAAGAAGGAAGTCGAACTAGGAAAAATCAGGAAAACAAATATTCTAGAAGACCGTAATTTACGGCTAGGTGCACCGTAAATTACGGTGGTCATCTTCTTCAAGCGTAATGTACGGCCATTAGAGGCGTAGGGTATGCTCAGCTAAAACTTACCTGGCGTAAGGTACGCTAGGACCTAGCGTAAGGTACGATGGCCCGGATCATGAAGTTCTGGCGTCTGGTTCGTCGTAAGGTCGGCATAAACAGTAGGTTTCTAGCGTAAGGCTTATTTCGCATTTAGGGATCACCGTAGGTTATGTCCCTCGGGCCGTAAGGTACGCCAACAGAGGGTTGGCTAGTGTAAGCTACGCCACAGGAAGCGTAAGTTACGCCAAGGACATACCAGATCGAGCAACAACAGCTAAGAACCCTAAAATGCGACTCACAAGAACCTTAAACCTGAATCTGACTTGTAAATCATTTTGGAAGGATCTGAAACTCATTTCGAACATTATTATACTCATATGGACGTAATAAGCATAACTCATTTCCCATGTTTACGTACACAACATCAATTCATGCGTAAATTTCGTATTCGACCCGCAAAACCTTGATTCGCAACAGAAATCAGTTTGAGGAGTTTTATAACTCGTTTGAAGCATAACTTACGTATTTCCTGATAATAATAATCGTGACCCATTTCAAATATCCAACCATAACACTAAGTTGAACTCAAAAACCGAATTTGACCCACTTTGACAATTTGGAACCCTACCTTGACTTAGCCTTGATCTTTGTTGGTGCAGTTTCCGTACACATATTattgtccgttgcaatgcaaTTTATGAGATGGGCTATATGATATTAACGTATACTACAAAGCTCTATGTGATGATGTCTATAAGATAATGCTTTAAGAGGCTGATATATACGTAACATTAGTTGTATGAGAtgttatctatactacattgtCTATACTATAATGTCTATACTACAATGCCTATAAGACATTATTGAAGTATACGTGACATGTAGTATACGACCTTAAGCCCAAGCCCATTCATATTATGTGtcagtatatatatgtgttataggTCTAGGGTTTCAgttaatggttttagactaTTCAAAAGCTATTAACGGATCAGGGTAGAGATCTATGCCCCGTGTCCACCATGTAATTCATTACCAAGAGTCGTCTTTtcgattgtaatccgtaatcattaaGATGTATTGTAAACATATTCGTTATTGTAATCATTCGACTAATGATAAAggaattattattgtttatctgctgtttttatcatatatatgtgtgtgattatgttaAAAGCCTCAAAAACAAATTCGGGTGGATTCCGCACACCTGGATTCGTACAAATTTCGATGTCCAAAGGTCAACGGGACCTAACAGTCTTTGACTCGAAGTTGACCAACGATTCACTAGTTTTGACTACAAAAAAATAGGTTTATAATCATTAAGTAATAAATTAGGATGAGTgtaacttaccaaatcttccaacCAAGGCAAAAACCCGAAATTGACCCGAATAAGtgattttcttgattcaaacttttgatatgctgttaaaatgatgatgatgatgatgaaaaatcCTAACAAAAACTTGCTTGAAACATTTAATCTAGTGTATTAaagttagagagagagagagttagAGTTGTAAGAACTCTTATAATTCAGTAATTGAatgtagagagagagagataaaatGAAGTGATGAATGAGTGGATGGAGAGTGTAAGAGTGTGAGtggtgggttgggttgggttgggttggatAGGTCTAGAGTATGAgtttgggtcaacccatggatagTCCATTTACTACACTAATTCTTACACTTGCCTAGCTTCAACATTTAAGTAAAACGATTTATTAACCCGGACCCCTTACCCTCGACTAGAATACGAATATAGTCTAAATTAAACGatcgtgtgtatatatatatatatggggggatgggaatataaggttgtcgggtatctaagcttaggtgtggaacactcacatattgtttttttaatccataaaaatcatgggggctcatgcatttattcattaaacaagaaataataaaatattagtatgtaaggggttccacacctaagcttaggtgccagGCAGCCttattcccttttccctatatat includes the following:
- the LOC122585796 gene encoding pectinesterase inhibitor 7; translated protein: MEVQLSTIIFFFITTILVLLTSPTASQITFPPTASPAFSPISDETDYIRTSCETTRYPEICFSTLSNYSYTIHHDPCRLAMMAIHVALSKATHMANYVTNMSNQSLSINTTESLAIQDCSSVFEDAVYEIKKSRKEMKHLGWSGESIKFQLSNVQTWMSAALTNEDTCMDGFEDVADESEMKKDVCDHVVKVMQVTSNALALVNHYADKYSGN